Proteins encoded in a region of the Chelonoidis abingdonii isolate Lonesome George chromosome 2, CheloAbing_2.0, whole genome shotgun sequence genome:
- the HOXA4 gene encoding homeobox protein Hox-A4, with protein MTMSSFLINSNYIEPKFPPCEEYSQHSSASSSSSTYHHHQQQQHLHQHPAHPGQSLPDYYQRPSRDPGYQPPPPPPPPEALYPAQPPGYPEAPYSYSSASATPGQEQPPPGASPPPPPPPPPPKGHHVQSQPLLQSHVLQHQRHCEAAPTAGAGASPGCPLLPDKSLLGLKGKEPVVYPWMKKIHVSTVNPNYTGGEPKRSRTAYTRQQVLELEKEFHFNRYLTRRRRIEIAHTLCLSERQVKIWFQNRRMKWKKDHKLPNTKMRSSNPSTASQQAKAQTQGHHHQLDGSTPNSSSLS; from the exons ATGACCATGAGTTCGTTTTTGATAAACTCCAACTACATCGAGCCCAAATTCCCGCCCTGCGAGGAGTATTCGCAGCACAgcagcgccagcagcagcagcagcacctaccaccaccaccagcagcagcagcacctgcacCAGCACCCCGCGCACCCGGGCCAGTCTCTCCCCGACTACTACCAGCGGCCCAGCAGAGACCCTGGATACCAGCCaccgccacctcctcctcctcccgagGCGCTCTACCCCGCGCAGCCACCCGGCTACCCCGAGGCACCCTACAGCTACAGCAGCGCCAGCGCCACCCCGGGCCAGGAGCAGCCACCCCCGGGCGCCTCTCCTCCACcgcctccaccaccaccaccaccgaagGGGCACCATGTCcagtcccagcccctgctccaaagccacGTCCTGCAGCACCAGCGTCACTGCGAAGCAGCCCCCACCGCAGGGGCCGGGGCCAGCCCaggctgccccctcctgcctgaCAAGAGCCTGCTTGGCCTCAAAGGCAAAGAGCCCGTGGTCTACCCCTGGATGAAGAAGATCCATGTGAGCACTG tcaATCCCAATTACACTGGAGGGGAACCCAAGAGGTCTCGAACTGCCTACACCAGACAACAAGTCTTAGAGCTGGAGAAGGAGTTCCATTTTAACCGTTACCTGACCAGGAGGCGACGCATTGAGATAGCACACACACTTTGTCTCTCGGAGCGCCAGGTCAAGATCTGGTTTCAGAACAGGAGGATGAAATGGAAGAAAGATCACAAACTACCTAACACTAAGATGCGCTCCTCAAACCCATCCACTGCTAGTCAGCAAGCCAAAGCACAGACACAGGGCCACCACCATCAACTCGATGGGTCAACCCCCAACTCATCATCCCTATCatga